In Nocardia sp. NBC_00403, one DNA window encodes the following:
- a CDS encoding tat pathway signal sequence, giving the protein MRYPLAVTRAVPRVAASTCVLAAAAILIPSVPALLPIANAAPPAHMQGCLPGFDCDMSNRIAAVDAYLSGRPGVTGYVVRDRVSGGVYANENAENSVWTASTIKLAIAEDLLNRARVGAIDLTPGDRGLMESMLATSNDAAADFLWNKYAGFDRMAYNNAFRANGMVTLVPLPTTTALFPDWSFQKCTAADLDRLMDNIFTRMHPDDRSYLFDRMRSVDMNQHWGVWGAGPKMQPGLKNGWSAEQGGWVVNSVGFAGPGERYTLAIMSSLGDAGGYTEGAETDTKVAELLFSGR; this is encoded by the coding sequence CCTGTGTCCTTGCTGCCGCGGCGATCTTGATACCGAGCGTACCTGCGCTGTTACCGATCGCGAACGCCGCGCCGCCCGCGCATATGCAAGGCTGCCTGCCCGGCTTCGACTGCGATATGAGCAACCGGATCGCGGCCGTGGACGCCTACCTGAGCGGTCGGCCCGGCGTCACCGGCTACGTGGTTCGCGATCGGGTCAGCGGCGGGGTGTACGCGAACGAGAATGCCGAGAACTCGGTCTGGACCGCCTCGACCATCAAGCTCGCGATTGCCGAGGACCTGCTCAATCGCGCGCGGGTCGGCGCGATCGACCTCACGCCGGGCGATCGCGGACTGATGGAGTCGATGCTGGCGACCTCCAACGACGCCGCCGCCGATTTCCTCTGGAACAAGTACGCGGGCTTCGACCGGATGGCCTACAACAATGCCTTCCGCGCCAACGGCATGGTTACCCTCGTCCCGCTACCAACAACCACCGCGTTGTTCCCGGACTGGTCCTTCCAGAAGTGCACGGCCGCCGACCTGGACCGGTTGATGGACAACATTTTCACGCGTATGCATCCCGACGACCGCAGCTATCTCTTCGACCGGATGCGCTCGGTGGACATGAACCAGCACTGGGGTGTGTGGGGCGCAGGTCCGAAGATGCAACCGGGGCTGAAGAACGGCTGGTCTGCCGAGCAGGGTGGCTGGGTGGTGAATTCGGTCGGCTTCGCAGGCCCCGGCGAGCGCTACACCCTGGCGATCATGAGTTCGCTCGGCGACGCCGGCGGCTACACCGAGGGCGCCGAGACCGACACCAAGGTTGCGGAGCTCCTTTTCTCCGGGCGTTGA
- a CDS encoding urease accessory protein UreD: MRTELRIVAAVGSLPEIHASGGLTARRTGSDTVHMVGTAATPLGGDELDIAITVGPGARLVVRSVAATIALPSAATLRSSARWRFEVAAGGELDFDPEPTIVAGGAHHHAVTTVRLATGARLRLRERVQIGRVGEDGGGWRGDVIADIGDLPLLRHRLALGAGGAADDGLAAPRALDSELVYPDDRPVETIGLTGSRLPLAAGGTLFTRVGPLLAG; encoded by the coding sequence TTGCGCACTGAATTACGTATCGTCGCGGCCGTCGGCTCGCTGCCGGAGATCCATGCCAGCGGCGGGCTGACGGCGCGGCGCACCGGTTCCGACACAGTGCACATGGTCGGTACCGCCGCCACCCCACTCGGCGGTGACGAGCTCGATATCGCGATCACGGTCGGCCCCGGCGCACGATTGGTGGTCCGCTCGGTGGCGGCGACCATCGCGCTGCCCAGTGCCGCGACCCTGCGATCGAGCGCCCGGTGGCGTTTCGAGGTCGCGGCAGGAGGCGAGTTGGACTTCGATCCGGAGCCGACGATCGTGGCGGGGGGTGCCCACCATCACGCTGTTACCACGGTTCGATTGGCGACCGGTGCCCGGTTGCGGTTGCGCGAACGGGTGCAGATCGGCAGGGTCGGCGAGGACGGCGGTGGCTGGCGCGGCGATGTGATCGCCGACATCGGCGACCTTCCGTTACTTCGGCACCGCCTGGCACTCGGCGCGGGTGGCGCTGCCGACGATGGACTCGCCGCGCCGCGCGCGTTGGACAGTGAGCTCGTCTATCCCGACGATCGTCCGGTCGAAACAATCGGTTTGACCGGGTCGCGCCTGCCGTTGGCGGCCGGCGGGACGCTGTTCACCCGAGTCGGGCCACTGCTCGCCGGCTGA
- a CDS encoding MFS transporter, producing MTEVQAVRLTTPPLPAGSRRAWLGLAVLLLPVLLVSMDISVLFLAMPTLTLDLDPSATQQLWILDIYGFLIAGLLITMGNLGDRIGRRNILLVGASVFGVASIIAAFAPSAGVLIAARALMGVGGATLLPSSLALISSLFPNARERAAAIGVWTAFFAGGSAVGPILGGLLLHHFWWGSVFLINIPVLLILLAFGPFLLPEHRAGVLGPLDIPSVVLSIGGILPMVYAVKHLAAEGLDVKALAIGLVGVALLTIFVRRQRQLAEPLLDLRLFRRAQFSVAIGSSLTGMMSLAAMSYLTSVYLQSVTGRDPLAAAMFGIPMAVAVFVFSMGGARVARRFGVRSSFVFALLASAVGNLLLLGVGVDGGLAWYLIGSTIAGIGYGLAFTMVSEVAVSSVPPERAGSAVGISETSFELGNALGLALLGSIAALVFRSGGDYSATLGETIQRSDGNTALIDSARESFVAGMHVATSVGAVLLVVMAIVAYFAPRQHR from the coding sequence ATGACAGAGGTGCAGGCAGTGCGGCTGACAACGCCGCCGCTACCGGCCGGCTCGCGCCGTGCCTGGCTGGGTCTTGCGGTGCTTTTGCTGCCGGTGCTGTTGGTGTCGATGGACATCTCGGTGCTGTTCCTCGCCATGCCGACCCTCACCCTCGACCTCGACCCGTCGGCCACTCAGCAACTGTGGATCCTCGACATCTACGGCTTCCTGATCGCGGGCCTGCTGATCACCATGGGCAATCTCGGCGACCGGATCGGGCGGCGCAATATCCTGCTCGTCGGCGCCTCGGTCTTCGGCGTGGCATCGATCATCGCCGCCTTCGCGCCGAGCGCGGGTGTGCTGATCGCCGCGCGCGCACTGATGGGTGTGGGTGGCGCGACGCTGCTGCCCTCGAGCCTCGCCCTGATTTCCAGCCTCTTCCCGAATGCTCGTGAGCGCGCCGCCGCCATCGGCGTGTGGACCGCCTTCTTCGCTGGCGGCTCGGCCGTCGGGCCAATCCTCGGCGGGCTGCTGCTGCACCATTTCTGGTGGGGCTCGGTCTTTCTCATCAACATCCCGGTGCTGCTGATCCTGCTCGCCTTCGGCCCGTTCCTGCTGCCGGAGCACCGCGCCGGTGTGCTCGGCCCGCTGGACATCCCGAGCGTCGTGCTGTCGATCGGCGGCATTCTGCCGATGGTGTACGCAGTCAAGCACCTTGCGGCCGAAGGTCTGGATGTAAAGGCACTCGCCATCGGGTTGGTCGGCGTGGCATTGCTGACCATCTTCGTGCGGCGGCAGCGGCAGCTGGCCGAACCGCTGCTCGATCTGCGTTTGTTCCGTCGTGCCCAGTTCTCTGTCGCGATCGGCTCCAGCCTGACCGGCATGATGTCGCTGGCCGCGATGAGTTACCTCACCAGCGTCTATCTGCAGTCGGTGACCGGGCGAGACCCCCTGGCGGCAGCCATGTTCGGCATCCCCATGGCGGTGGCGGTGTTCGTGTTCTCGATGGGCGGCGCCCGTGTGGCCCGGCGCTTCGGTGTCCGGAGTTCCTTCGTATTTGCCCTGCTGGCCTCGGCGGTCGGCAATCTGCTGCTGCTCGGTGTCGGCGTCGACGGCGGCCTCGCGTGGTATCTCATCGGATCCACGATTGCCGGCATCGGCTACGGCCTTGCCTTCACCATGGTGTCCGAGGTCGCGGTCTCCTCGGTGCCGCCGGAGCGGGCCGGCTCGGCTGTCGGCATCTCCGAGACCAGCTTCGAGCTGGGCAATGCCCTCGGCCTCGCGCTGCTGGGTTCGATTGCGGCCCTGGTCTTCCGGTCGGGTGGGGACTACTCCGCCACGCTGGGCGAGACCATTCAGCGGTCCGACGGCAACACCGCCCTCATCGACTCCGCTCGCGAGTCGTTCGTCGCCGGCATGCATGTGGCAACCTCGGTCGGTGCTGTGCTGTTGGTTGTCATGGCAATCGTGGCCTATTTCGCTCCGCGGCAGCATCGCTGA
- a CDS encoding urease accessory protein UreF, whose product MPGSAERATSLALLFTLADSRLPIGGHVHSGGVEEAVASGLVRDVATVELYLRRRIRTSGLVAASLAAAVCSGALEPVCAEAEADARTPAPGARTASRAQGRGLLRLAKQIWPQHDWVALGSRPHLSTVFGMVGAACAVTPQETAGVVLYTTLTGAATAAQRLLALDPAAIAACTVRLTDLCDRTAVEAATGLAALSDPLQDVLAQRHAQREMPLFAS is encoded by the coding sequence ATGCCAGGATCCGCCGAGCGAGCTACCAGCCTGGCGCTGCTCTTCACCCTCGCCGACTCACGGCTGCCGATCGGCGGGCATGTGCACTCCGGCGGCGTCGAGGAGGCGGTTGCTTCCGGGCTCGTGCGTGATGTCGCGACGGTGGAGCTTTATCTACGTCGTCGGATACGCACCTCCGGGCTGGTTGCCGCGTCGTTGGCGGCGGCGGTGTGCTCGGGCGCGCTCGAGCCGGTGTGTGCGGAGGCCGAGGCCGACGCGAGGACGCCCGCGCCCGGTGCCCGCACGGCGTCGCGCGCACAGGGCCGCGGTCTCCTGCGTCTGGCCAAACAGATTTGGCCGCAACATGATTGGGTCGCGCTCGGGTCGCGTCCGCATCTGTCTACGGTGTTCGGCATGGTCGGGGCGGCCTGCGCGGTCACGCCGCAGGAGACTGCGGGAGTTGTCCTGTACACGACGCTGACCGGCGCGGCGACCGCCGCTCAGCGACTGCTCGCCTTGGATCCGGCTGCCATTGCCGCATGCACGGTCCGGCTCACCGATCTATGCGATCGAACCGCCGTCGAGGCCGCGACCGGGCTCGCGGCGCTGTCGGATCCACTGCAGGACGTGCTTGCCCAACGGCACGCGCAACGGGAAATGCCGCTGTTCGCCAGCTGA
- the ureG gene encoding urease accessory protein UreG, with amino-acid sequence MPPHLIDGEPHAHTHDRPKRARTAGEALRIGIGGPVGSGKTALVAALCRQLRDELSLAVLTNDIYTTEDADFLRRHAVLPDERITAVQTGGCPHTAIRDDITANLDAIDDLIAANPPLDLILVESGGDNLTATFSSGLIDVQIFVVDVAGGDKVPRKGGPGVTFSDLLVINKTDLAPFVGADLGVMARDAAKVREGRRTAMISLTDDPAATPVLAWVREQLRAIAEQDHQPGAAESAVAH; translated from the coding sequence ATGCCCCCACATCTGATCGACGGCGAACCGCACGCTCACACCCATGATCGGCCCAAGCGTGCCCGCACGGCGGGGGAGGCGCTGCGCATCGGCATCGGAGGACCGGTCGGTTCCGGCAAGACCGCGCTGGTTGCCGCGCTGTGCAGGCAGCTGCGCGACGAGCTGTCGCTCGCGGTGCTGACCAACGACATCTACACCACCGAGGATGCGGACTTCCTGCGCAGGCACGCGGTATTGCCGGACGAGCGGATCACCGCGGTGCAGACCGGCGGTTGCCCGCACACGGCGATTCGCGACGACATCACCGCGAACCTCGACGCCATCGATGATCTGATCGCGGCGAACCCGCCGCTCGATCTGATCCTGGTGGAATCGGGTGGCGACAACCTCACCGCGACGTTCTCCTCTGGTCTGATCGACGTGCAGATCTTTGTCGTCGATGTCGCGGGCGGCGACAAGGTGCCGCGCAAGGGCGGCCCTGGCGTTACCTTCTCGGACTTGTTGGTGATCAACAAGACCGATCTTGCCCCGTTCGTCGGCGCCGACCTCGGCGTCATGGCGCGTGACGCGGCGAAGGTGCGCGAGGGTCGCCGGACGGCAATGATTTCGCTCACCGACGATCCAGCCGCAACCCCGGTGCTCGCCTGGGTGCGCGAGCAATTGCGGGCGATCGCCGAACAGGATCACCAGCCCGGCGCTGCCGAATCGGCCGTTGCGCACTGA
- a CDS encoding SDR family NAD(P)-dependent oxidoreductase: protein MNETPATGNGRPLAERIASRLLYPTSRPRETTLRAEVSGRIVLVTGASHGIGKASAHKLGAAGAIVLLVARSRPDLEQVAAEIAAAGGTAHVYPTDLTDMDAVERLGRELLDAHGHIDVLVNNAGKSIRRSIDESYDRFHDFTRTIDVNYLGPVKLLLTLLPSMRERRQGHIVNISTWGVRMPPAPRWAAYGASKSAFDVWLRSVAAEIAADKVTTTSIYMPLVHTRMSAPTDFSRVPGLTVDEASDLVCHAITTKPREIAPWWSSGVQAWSDLTRGRAQRFMERTFRR from the coding sequence GTGAACGAGACACCGGCCACCGGCAATGGACGGCCGCTCGCCGAGCGGATCGCGAGCCGACTGCTCTACCCGACCTCACGGCCGCGCGAGACGACGTTGCGTGCGGAGGTCTCCGGCCGGATCGTCCTGGTGACCGGCGCGTCGCACGGCATCGGAAAGGCCAGCGCCCACAAGCTGGGAGCGGCCGGTGCGATCGTGCTGCTGGTGGCGCGTTCGCGCCCGGACCTCGAACAGGTAGCCGCCGAGATCGCCGCAGCGGGTGGCACCGCGCACGTGTACCCCACCGATCTGACCGACATGGACGCTGTCGAGCGACTCGGCCGCGAATTGCTCGACGCGCACGGGCACATCGACGTGCTGGTGAACAATGCGGGCAAGTCGATTCGCCGCTCGATCGACGAATCCTATGATCGCTTCCACGATTTCACCCGCACCATCGACGTGAACTACCTCGGCCCGGTGAAGCTGCTGCTGACGCTGCTGCCGAGTATGCGTGAACGCAGGCAGGGTCACATCGTCAACATCTCCACCTGGGGTGTGCGGATGCCGCCCGCACCGAGGTGGGCGGCGTATGGCGCCTCGAAATCCGCCTTCGACGTCTGGCTGCGCAGCGTCGCCGCCGAAATCGCCGCCGACAAGGTCACCACCACCTCGATCTACATGCCCCTCGTCCACACCAGGATGAGCGCACCCACCGACTTCAGCCGTGTCCCCGGCCTCACCGTCGACGAAGCCTCCGACCTCGTCTGTCACGCGATCACCACCAAGCCTCGCGAGATCGCTCCATGGTGGTCGTCCGGTGTGCAAGCCTGGTCGGACCTGACCCGTGGCCGCGCCCAGCGTTTCATGGAACGCACCTTTCGCCGCTGA
- a CDS encoding cytochrome P450, whose amino-acid sequence MVARDRVVGRKPSAQPESENASLIDIPDGHLIDRALRCVPERRRVLASPPRGSATTAVDGDAGLPYFGRGLHYLRWGPAEMMNRYRRYGPVSLNSSLGIDRVLVCGPDAIDEVLGRRRRDFGQGWDYFIGPFFRRGLLLLEFEEHMFHRRIMQQAFTRDRLEAHLTALTPVAGEAIGRWVPHGETRRTIKLYPTIKELTLEIAGETFMAVDVGAQRRMLLGAFLDCTHAGLSIIRHPVPGGHWRAGLQGRKVLEDYFTAMLPQKRRTESPDFFSGLCHARTEDGAEFSDADVVNHMIFLIMAAHDTTTTTATAVAYYLGKHPQWQQRVRAEVSAIDHETGSAAPTIADLDRMHDLDLVIKESLRLVPPVPGLVRRAVRDTEIAGRYIPAGTPCDLAYSVNHMLPELWTRPERFDPERFAEHRREDKSHRLAWLPFGAGAHKCIGMHFGTFEVKTIIAALVRAYEWTIPEDYRMPWGFSTIPFPRDGAPVDLRRL is encoded by the coding sequence ATGGTTGCCCGCGACCGTGTCGTCGGCCGAAAGCCCAGCGCACAGCCTGAATCCGAGAATGCTTCGTTGATCGATATCCCTGATGGGCACCTCATCGATCGCGCATTGCGATGCGTTCCGGAGCGCCGCAGAGTCCTTGCCTCACCGCCCCGCGGCAGCGCGACCACCGCGGTCGACGGCGACGCGGGTCTGCCCTATTTCGGGCGCGGACTGCATTATCTGCGCTGGGGTCCGGCGGAGATGATGAACCGCTATCGCCGCTACGGCCCCGTGTCACTCAACAGCTCCCTCGGTATCGATCGGGTGCTGGTCTGCGGACCCGATGCGATCGACGAGGTGCTCGGCAGGCGCCGCCGCGATTTCGGTCAGGGGTGGGACTACTTCATCGGCCCGTTCTTCAGGCGCGGTCTGCTGCTGCTCGAATTCGAGGAGCACATGTTCCATCGCCGGATCATGCAGCAGGCGTTCACCAGGGACCGGCTGGAGGCCCATCTGACCGCGCTGACGCCGGTGGCCGGCGAGGCAATCGGGCGCTGGGTTCCGCACGGCGAGACCCGCAGGACAATCAAGCTGTACCCGACGATCAAGGAACTGACCCTCGAGATCGCGGGGGAGACCTTCATGGCCGTCGACGTCGGCGCCCAACGTCGCATGCTGCTGGGTGCCTTCCTCGACTGCACGCACGCCGGGCTCTCGATCATCCGTCATCCGGTCCCCGGCGGGCATTGGCGTGCGGGTCTGCAGGGCCGCAAGGTGCTGGAGGACTACTTCACGGCGATGCTGCCGCAGAAGCGGCGCACCGAATCACCGGACTTCTTCTCTGGTCTGTGCCATGCGCGCACCGAGGACGGTGCGGAATTCAGCGACGCCGATGTGGTGAACCACATGATCTTCCTGATCATGGCCGCCCACGACACCACCACGACGACGGCCACAGCGGTCGCCTACTACCTGGGTAAACATCCGCAATGGCAGCAGCGTGTGCGTGCCGAAGTGTCGGCCATCGATCACGAAACCGGCAGTGCCGCACCGACGATCGCGGATCTGGACCGGATGCACGACCTCGACCTGGTGATCAAGGAGAGTCTGCGGTTGGTGCCGCCGGTGCCCGGTCTGGTGCGGCGGGCGGTGCGCGACACCGAAATCGCGGGCCGCTACATTCCGGCGGGCACGCCCTGCGATCTCGCCTACAGCGTCAACCATATGCTGCCGGAGCTGTGGACGAGGCCCGAGCGGTTCGACCCCGAGCGTTTTGCCGAACATCGCAGGGAAGACAAGTCGCACCGCCTCGCCTGGCTGCCGTTCGGTGCGGGCGCACACAAGTGCATCGGCATGCACTTCGGCACGTTCGAGGTGAAAACGATCATCGCCGCACTGGTGCGCGCATACGAGTGGACGATCCCCGAGGACTATCGAATGCCCTGGGGTTTCTCGACCATTCCGTTTCCGAGAGACGGCGCTCCGGTCGACCTACGCCGCCTGTGA
- a CDS encoding NAD(P)/FAD-dependent oxidoreductase has protein sequence MSTESVENRRHRVVVIGSGFGGLFGTKHLKHADVDVTLISKTSTHLFQPLLYQVATGILSVGEIAPATRLVLRKQKNAQVLLGDVIDIDLQAKTVTSQLLNQNTVTEFDSLIVATGAQQSYFGNDKFATYAPGMKTIDDALELRARILGAFEGAELATTQEMRDRLLTFVVVGAGPTGVELAGQIAELSDRTLEGTFHNIDPRDARVVLLEGAGAVLGPMGPKLGGKAQRRLEKMGVEIQLNAMVTDIDAHGVTVKDSDGTVRRIESSCKVWSAGVQGSPLGKMLAEQSEGTQVDRAGRVIVEPDLTIKGYPNVFVVGDLMSVPDVPGMAQGAIQGSTYAAKQIKAGLKGQAPQDRKPFKYFNKGSMATVSRFSAVCQIGKLEFGGFIAWLAWLALHLYYLVGYRSRIITVIQWFVTFLGRSRGQMAATEQWVFARLALETVNADEEDADELAAALGAPPAENGKTVEKAKALDKAEKAAADRRAG, from the coding sequence ATGAGCACTGAGTCTGTCGAGAACCGTCGTCATCGGGTGGTGGTTATCGGCTCCGGCTTCGGCGGCTTGTTCGGAACCAAGCACCTCAAGCACGCCGATGTGGACGTCACCCTGATCTCCAAGACCTCCACCCACCTCTTCCAGCCCCTGCTCTACCAGGTGGCCACCGGCATCCTCTCGGTGGGCGAAATCGCGCCGGCCACCCGCCTGGTCCTGCGCAAGCAGAAGAACGCGCAGGTGCTGCTCGGCGATGTCATCGATATCGACCTGCAGGCCAAGACGGTGACCTCGCAACTGCTCAACCAGAACACCGTCACCGAGTTCGACAGTCTGATCGTGGCGACCGGAGCGCAGCAGTCCTACTTCGGCAACGACAAGTTCGCCACCTACGCGCCGGGCATGAAGACCATCGATGACGCACTCGAGCTACGCGCGCGCATCCTGGGCGCGTTCGAAGGGGCCGAACTGGCCACCACGCAGGAAATGCGGGACCGGCTGCTCACCTTCGTAGTTGTGGGCGCCGGACCCACCGGTGTCGAATTGGCGGGCCAGATCGCCGAACTCTCCGATCGCACGCTCGAAGGCACGTTCCACAACATCGATCCGCGTGACGCGCGAGTCGTCCTGCTCGAAGGCGCGGGCGCGGTGCTCGGCCCGATGGGCCCGAAGCTGGGCGGCAAGGCGCAGCGGCGGCTCGAGAAGATGGGCGTCGAGATCCAGCTCAATGCCATGGTGACCGATATCGACGCGCACGGCGTCACGGTGAAGGACTCCGACGGCACCGTTCGCCGCATCGAGTCCTCCTGCAAGGTGTGGTCGGCCGGCGTCCAGGGCAGCCCGCTCGGCAAGATGCTCGCCGAACAGTCCGAGGGCACCCAGGTCGATCGCGCCGGGCGGGTCATCGTCGAACCCGACCTCACCATCAAGGGCTACCCGAACGTTTTCGTCGTCGGCGACCTGATGTCGGTGCCGGACGTGCCCGGCATGGCGCAGGGCGCGATCCAGGGTTCGACCTATGCGGCCAAGCAGATCAAGGCCGGCCTGAAAGGCCAAGCGCCGCAGGATCGCAAGCCGTTCAAGTACTTCAACAAGGGCAGCATGGCGACAGTGTCGCGGTTCAGCGCCGTCTGCCAGATCGGCAAGCTGGAGTTCGGCGGGTTCATTGCCTGGCTGGCCTGGCTCGCGCTGCACCTCTACTACCTGGTCGGCTACCGCAGCCGGATCATCACCGTCATCCAGTGGTTCGTGACCTTCCTCGGGCGCAGCCGCGGTCAGATGGCGGCGACCGAGCAGTGGGTGTTCGCCCGGCTCGCTCTCGAGACGGTCAACGCCGACGAGGAGGATGCCGACGAGCTCGCGGCCGCGCTCGGCGCGCCGCCTGCCGAGAACGGCAAGACCGTGGAGAAGGCCAAGGCCCTCGACAAGGCGGAGAAGGCGGCGGCCGACCGCAGGGCAGGCTGA